Proteins from one Bradyrhizobium amphicarpaeae genomic window:
- a CDS encoding amino acid adenylation domain-containing protein produces MAARVASSLRSPSDRDAFSSIAGLLEFYARTAPAQTAIMDSSGVSVSYAELWVCAERVRQRLRKFGVANHHRVAVVLPRGVENAIALVVIAAAAVCVPINPDFTPDELQRYFADLKLAALVTSVEAKPASRSVAKALGIPVLDVASRARAVDFELASSTLGSGVAAGDVGPDDDAFVLLTSGTAARPKMVPITQASVCLSARNAGAVLSLTKADRLLNVLPLFHAHGLISGLLTALAAGSCVICTKGFDGASFFNWLRELQPTWYTAVPTIHRAVLAAAPVDGRVAERNSLRIIRSASSSLAPATLDRLEALFAVPVVETYGMTEAASQIAANPQHLRKSGSVGVASGPDVAIMDGDGCLQASGQHGEIMLRGPTITRGYDNDQEATQAAFRDGWLRTGDLGYLDEDGYLFIVGRIKDVINRGGQKVSPLEVEETLLTHPDVLEAGAFGIPHEKLGENVAAVVVLRRGADVTPQQVRQLAASRLAAYKVPSLIHVVDEIPRGASGKITRSALPGLIVSSPAVPAVAPRSKLESELAAIWSKVLEADRVGVDQDFFALGADSLAVTQVLSRLREKFGVDLTFGDVFDAGTIAALAVRLQAASVRHDETASKWRAAPDGGAGPLSFQQQRMHILSKLDPTKYNYNVVEVARLSGRLDVRALEAAIKAVARRHQVLRSTFSEADGEPVQKVGRVSPELKQIKLAGYAGGRRSGAIRREAMKVAQDCFDLEREPPFKATLVRFDATDHALIVALHHIATDGWSQRLLWQELAAHYAASRDGKRTSVPHLKYQYQDYVGWQQAWAQTQAASQQLDYWRKQLDDVTTLPLRTDRPRGESWTGRGARHYVKIPRALSVRIKELGQHNSVTPFMTLLAAFQCLLYRYTGHEDVATGSLIANRNQVEAEPLVGIFANSVIMRTDLSGDPSFRELLQRVRRVTLDAYRNQDLPIETILRALQASRRDGSPPFQIMFILQNAAVEAGHFPGLSTQRIEIDPAVARFDITLELLETDGQFTGFFEYATDLFDADTIARMTGHFRSLLQGIVTDPDMKISRLPLLESVERHRLLEEWKGASLPRRGNFIERFDRRAARDPRATAAGDGHGKSTYHELAGRSLAIAQRLAREGVGEDMIVALLAERSVDLLAAMIAVQRVGAAFLCLDPAQPAARLAAIIQSARPRLLLSSSGCATRLDEIFSASSAARLPCATLEDIKGRSRGKPMKARAPSGLAYLIYTSGSTGAPKGVMIEQRGLSNHLASLVSELALSNRDVIAQTAPQSFVISVWQFLAGLTAGARVHICADSIVQDPLSLAQEMHREGVTVLQIVPSLLRLILERVNETAIYRAFAGLRLLISTGEPLPADVCRSWFQHFPGVPVINAYGASECSDDVSLHRLDAAPTGAVVPVGRPLPNVQLYVLDAGLQPLPIGVTGELYVGGDGVGRGYVGDNEQTSARFQRDPFTDRAHARLYRTGDLARWRVDGTLECLGRADHQVKIRGYRVELKEIEHALLDHPGISAAVIEPCREASGDVKLVAHIVATGTHQPSAADLREFLKARLPSQAVPSTFLFLERMPLNGHGKVDRAAIAASPRSEPIIVPPSVEPSRSSEKVIRDIWSDLLNVSDIKVSDDFFDLGGHSLLAGRAMARIKQALGVTLPIRTIFDLPTIAALAKRVDEARGLEVPSEAALLPKDEQSGPAALAFARAEMTAEQEDGVRDLLARRKRELQEAIRNAGTGIGSPVPNSGKVKAKASSKRAIEQMPDA; encoded by the coding sequence TTGGCCGCTCGAGTCGCATCATCGCTGCGATCGCCGTCGGATCGCGACGCGTTCTCCAGCATTGCTGGCCTGCTCGAGTTCTATGCGCGAACCGCGCCTGCGCAAACCGCCATCATGGATTCGTCAGGTGTTTCCGTCAGTTATGCGGAGCTTTGGGTTTGCGCGGAGCGTGTCCGGCAGCGTTTGCGGAAGTTCGGTGTTGCTAATCATCATCGCGTTGCGGTTGTGCTTCCGCGTGGGGTCGAAAATGCTATCGCGCTGGTTGTGATAGCCGCCGCAGCAGTGTGCGTGCCGATCAATCCGGATTTTACGCCGGACGAGCTCCAACGCTATTTTGCCGATTTGAAGCTGGCAGCGCTCGTCACAAGTGTTGAGGCGAAGCCCGCGAGTAGAAGTGTTGCCAAGGCGTTAGGAATTCCGGTTCTCGATGTCGCTTCGCGAGCAAGAGCGGTCGACTTCGAGCTTGCCAGCAGCACTCTCGGATCAGGAGTAGCAGCCGGAGACGTCGGTCCGGATGATGATGCATTCGTCCTGCTCACCTCCGGTACCGCCGCTCGTCCAAAGATGGTGCCGATTACCCAAGCAAGTGTCTGTCTTTCCGCCAGGAATGCAGGAGCCGTTCTGTCCTTAACAAAGGCCGACCGGTTGTTGAATGTGCTTCCGCTCTTTCATGCGCACGGGCTGATTTCTGGTCTCTTGACCGCACTTGCCGCTGGATCGTGCGTCATATGCACGAAAGGCTTCGATGGAGCTTCCTTCTTCAACTGGCTGCGGGAATTGCAGCCGACTTGGTATACGGCCGTACCGACCATCCATCGCGCAGTGTTGGCAGCCGCGCCTGTGGACGGTCGCGTGGCTGAGCGGAACTCCTTGCGCATCATCCGCTCTGCTTCATCCTCCCTCGCTCCGGCTACGCTTGACCGGCTTGAAGCACTGTTTGCGGTCCCGGTCGTCGAGACCTATGGAATGACCGAAGCCGCGTCCCAGATTGCCGCCAATCCCCAGCATCTGCGCAAGTCCGGCTCGGTCGGCGTGGCGTCGGGCCCGGACGTCGCGATCATGGATGGTGATGGCTGCTTACAGGCGAGCGGTCAGCATGGCGAGATCATGCTGCGCGGTCCGACCATCACACGCGGTTATGACAATGACCAGGAGGCAACGCAGGCCGCGTTCAGGGACGGCTGGTTACGCACCGGAGATCTCGGTTATCTCGATGAGGACGGTTATCTTTTTATCGTGGGGCGCATCAAGGACGTCATCAACCGGGGAGGGCAGAAGGTCTCGCCGCTCGAGGTCGAGGAGACCCTGCTGACGCACCCCGACGTTCTTGAGGCCGGAGCTTTTGGTATCCCTCACGAAAAGCTCGGAGAAAACGTTGCGGCGGTCGTGGTGCTGAGGCGGGGTGCTGACGTCACGCCGCAACAGGTGCGGCAATTGGCGGCCAGCCGGCTCGCCGCCTACAAGGTGCCGAGCTTGATCCACGTCGTCGACGAAATTCCCAGAGGTGCCAGCGGAAAGATCACGCGAAGCGCGCTTCCCGGCTTGATCGTCTCAAGTCCTGCAGTGCCGGCCGTTGCGCCTCGCTCGAAGTTGGAGAGCGAACTCGCCGCGATCTGGTCCAAAGTCCTCGAAGCGGACCGTGTTGGGGTCGATCAGGATTTCTTTGCGCTGGGCGCCGATTCTTTGGCAGTGACGCAGGTGTTGTCGCGCCTTCGCGAGAAGTTCGGGGTCGACCTTACATTCGGCGATGTCTTTGACGCTGGGACGATCGCGGCTCTGGCGGTGCGGTTGCAGGCGGCATCGGTCCGGCATGATGAAACCGCGTCCAAATGGAGGGCTGCACCCGACGGGGGGGCCGGCCCGCTCTCATTCCAGCAGCAGAGGATGCACATCCTCAGTAAGCTCGATCCGACCAAGTACAATTACAATGTCGTTGAGGTGGCGCGATTGTCTGGCCGGCTCGACGTGAGGGCTCTGGAGGCGGCGATCAAGGCCGTTGCCCGGCGCCACCAGGTTCTAAGATCTACTTTCTCCGAGGCTGATGGCGAGCCGGTGCAGAAAGTTGGCCGTGTCTCGCCGGAACTCAAGCAGATCAAGCTGGCTGGCTATGCCGGCGGAAGGCGCTCAGGCGCAATCCGGCGCGAGGCAATGAAGGTTGCCCAAGATTGTTTCGATCTCGAGCGGGAGCCGCCGTTCAAGGCAACGCTCGTACGATTTGACGCGACGGATCACGCTCTTATCGTCGCGCTGCATCACATCGCGACCGATGGCTGGTCACAGCGGCTGTTATGGCAGGAGCTTGCGGCGCATTACGCCGCCAGTCGGGACGGAAAGCGGACGTCGGTTCCCCATCTCAAGTACCAGTATCAGGACTATGTCGGCTGGCAACAGGCATGGGCGCAGACGCAGGCGGCCAGCCAACAGCTCGACTATTGGCGTAAGCAGCTGGATGACGTGACCACGCTGCCGCTCCGCACCGATCGCCCACGCGGCGAGAGCTGGACTGGGCGCGGCGCCAGACATTACGTCAAGATTCCGCGGGCGCTGTCGGTCCGGATCAAGGAGCTTGGCCAGCACAACAGTGTTACCCCCTTCATGACGCTGCTGGCCGCGTTCCAGTGCCTTCTGTATCGGTACACAGGTCATGAGGACGTAGCGACGGGTTCCTTGATCGCCAATCGCAACCAAGTGGAAGCCGAGCCGCTAGTTGGCATATTTGCCAACAGCGTGATTATGCGGACAGACCTGTCCGGCGATCCGAGCTTTCGCGAACTGCTGCAACGCGTGCGCCGGGTCACGCTCGATGCCTATCGCAATCAGGATCTCCCCATCGAAACGATTTTGCGCGCGCTCCAGGCATCGCGCCGGGACGGCAGTCCACCGTTTCAGATCATGTTTATTCTGCAAAATGCCGCGGTCGAGGCCGGCCATTTCCCAGGCTTGTCGACGCAACGGATCGAGATCGACCCGGCGGTTGCCCGATTCGATATCACCCTCGAGCTTCTTGAGACCGACGGACAGTTCACGGGATTCTTCGAATACGCCACCGATCTGTTCGACGCGGACACGATTGCCCGGATGACGGGTCACTTCCGATCGCTGCTCCAAGGCATCGTGACCGATCCCGACATGAAAATATCCCGCCTGCCTTTGCTCGAATCGGTGGAACGGCATCGCTTGCTCGAAGAATGGAAGGGCGCAAGTCTTCCCCGGCGCGGCAATTTCATCGAGCGCTTTGATCGTCGGGCGGCGCGTGATCCCAGGGCGACGGCCGCCGGCGACGGCCACGGCAAATCGACCTATCACGAGCTGGCCGGCCGGAGCCTTGCCATCGCGCAGCGGCTCGCTCGGGAAGGTGTCGGGGAGGACATGATCGTTGCGCTCCTCGCCGAGCGGAGCGTGGACCTGCTTGCGGCGATGATCGCGGTCCAGCGCGTGGGCGCGGCATTTCTCTGTTTGGACCCGGCGCAGCCTGCTGCGCGGCTTGCCGCAATCATCCAGTCCGCGCGACCCCGGCTGCTGTTGAGTTCGAGCGGCTGCGCCACCCGGCTCGACGAGATATTCTCGGCCTCTTCAGCTGCTCGTCTGCCGTGCGCAACGCTCGAGGACATCAAAGGGCGCAGCCGGGGCAAGCCGATGAAAGCACGTGCGCCATCGGGCCTCGCCTACCTCATCTACACGTCTGGCTCGACGGGCGCGCCGAAGGGCGTGATGATCGAGCAGCGCGGTCTGTCAAATCATCTGGCTTCACTGGTGTCCGAGCTCGCCCTCTCGAATAGGGACGTGATCGCTCAGACGGCACCACAAAGCTTCGTCATCTCGGTCTGGCAATTCCTGGCCGGCCTGACCGCGGGCGCGCGCGTCCACATCTGCGCAGATTCGATTGTTCAGGATCCCCTATCGCTTGCACAGGAGATGCATCGTGAAGGCGTCACGGTCCTGCAGATCGTTCCGTCGCTCCTCAGGTTGATCCTCGAGCGGGTCAACGAGACCGCGATTTATCGTGCGTTTGCCGGTCTTCGGTTGTTGATTTCGACGGGCGAGCCGCTGCCGGCCGATGTTTGCCGGAGCTGGTTCCAACATTTTCCAGGCGTGCCGGTGATCAATGCCTACGGCGCATCGGAATGTTCCGACGACGTTTCGCTGCATCGTTTGGATGCGGCCCCAACAGGGGCAGTCGTGCCCGTCGGTCGCCCCCTGCCGAATGTCCAACTCTATGTTCTTGACGCCGGGCTGCAGCCATTGCCGATCGGCGTGACCGGTGAGCTGTATGTCGGCGGCGACGGCGTGGGCCGGGGCTACGTTGGAGACAACGAGCAGACCAGCGCCCGTTTTCAGCGCGATCCTTTCACTGATCGTGCGCACGCGCGGCTCTATCGTACCGGTGACCTTGCGCGTTGGCGCGTGGATGGAACCCTTGAGTGTCTCGGTCGGGCCGATCATCAGGTGAAAATCCGCGGCTATCGCGTCGAGCTCAAGGAGATCGAGCATGCCCTTCTGGATCATCCAGGCATCAGCGCCGCGGTGATTGAGCCGTGCCGTGAGGCGAGTGGCGACGTCAAGCTGGTCGCCCACATCGTTGCCACGGGCACGCATCAGCCGAGCGCGGCCGATCTGCGCGAATTTCTCAAAGCGAGGCTGCCAAGCCAAGCGGTGCCGTCGACCTTCCTGTTTCTGGAGCGGATGCCCCTCAATGGGCACGGCAAGGTCGATCGCGCAGCAATCGCGGCGTCCCCCCGATCGGAGCCGATCATTGTGCCTCCGTCGGTTGAGCCGTCTCGTTCTAGCGAGAAGGTCATCCGCGACATCTGGAGTGACCTGCTGAATGTGAGCGATATCAAGGTCTCCGACGATTTCTTCGATCTCGGCGGTCACTCTCTGCTGGCGGGCCGTGCGATGGCCCGCATCAAGCAGGCCCTTGGGGTGACGTTGCCCATCCGGACGATTTTCGACCTGCCAACGATCGCAGCGCTCGCCAAACGCGTCGATGAAGCTCGCGGTTTAGAGGTGCCATCTGAGGCTGCGTTGCTTCCAAAAGACGAGCAAAGTGGTCCGGCCGCACTGGCGTTTGCACGGGCCGAAATGACGGCCGAGCAGGAAGACGGCGTGAGGGACCTGCTTGCGCGCCGCAAGCGTGAGCTTCAGGAGGCAATTCGCAATGCGGGAACGGGCATTGGCTCGCCAGTCCCGAACTCCGGCAAGGTCAAGGCGAAAGCCAGCAGCAAGAGAGCGATCGAGCAGATGCCGGACGCCTAG
- a CDS encoding LLM class flavin-dependent oxidoreductase, with protein sequence MSNARLRVFPAISRNRDPAKYVDELMHVARFADRNRLEGILLFEGNDVFVQPWAMAQHIVVQTKRNSPLIAVNPVYMHPFTAAKLVASFAQLYGRKLYLNMITGTAVSDLQALGDQCAHADRYVRLGEFIKVVRLLLESPRPIDFRGNFYTGSGLHLHYRPPADLLPEFLIAGQSDAAERIASETGCIKMQMLPPDHDRGIKAPGLNFGIFARQDRDLARRAARERFSDSAEGRELLTLTMENTDSVWKRRLFEGQTAEMQHNGYWLLPFLTFQADCPYLVGSYAEIGEKLRSFAAQGLTTIMLDMVADEAEMRHVVKALEASGVF encoded by the coding sequence ATGAGCAACGCAAGGCTTCGTGTCTTTCCCGCCATCTCACGCAATCGGGATCCCGCCAAATATGTCGACGAGTTGATGCACGTCGCGCGTTTTGCGGATCGCAATCGCCTTGAGGGGATCCTGCTGTTCGAAGGCAATGACGTGTTCGTCCAGCCTTGGGCGATGGCGCAACACATCGTGGTTCAAACCAAGCGGAACTCGCCGTTGATCGCGGTCAACCCCGTCTACATGCATCCCTTCACCGCGGCCAAGCTGGTGGCGTCTTTTGCGCAGCTTTATGGGCGTAAGCTGTATCTGAACATGATCACCGGTACCGCCGTGAGCGACTTGCAGGCGCTGGGCGACCAATGTGCGCACGCAGACCGGTATGTCAGGCTGGGCGAGTTTATCAAAGTGGTGCGCCTGCTGCTCGAAAGCCCCCGCCCGATCGATTTTCGCGGAAACTTCTACACTGGGTCCGGCCTGCATCTTCACTACCGGCCTCCGGCCGATCTGCTGCCTGAATTCCTGATTGCCGGTCAATCCGACGCTGCCGAGCGCATTGCCTCTGAAACCGGTTGTATCAAGATGCAGATGCTGCCGCCGGACCACGACCGCGGCATCAAGGCGCCCGGCTTGAATTTCGGGATCTTTGCACGTCAGGACCGTGACCTCGCACGTCGCGCCGCGCGGGAGCGCTTCTCCGACAGCGCAGAGGGGCGTGAACTACTCACGCTCACGATGGAGAATACGGATTCGGTGTGGAAGCGGCGGCTCTTTGAGGGACAGACGGCCGAGATGCAACACAACGGGTATTGGCTGCTGCCGTTTCTCACCTTTCAGGCGGATTGCCCCTACCTGGTCGGCAGCTATGCGGAGATCGGTGAAAAACTCAGAAGCTTCGCGGCCCAGGGGCTTACGACGATCATGCTCGACATGGTCGCAGACGAGGCCGAGATGCGGCATGTCGTCAAGGCGCTGGAAGCAAGCGGCGTGTTCTGA
- a CDS encoding non-ribosomal peptide synthetase, whose translation MSDISSAPLELPNPPPLTVRSPGSRVPLSHAQEGLWFLEQLGLVGAAYNMPWMLKLEGTLDAAALEQSFGDVVRRHESLRTRFETVDGRGFQVVDQAGAFHLDTVDLSTLGDDERRAETGRLMSEDGRRLFDLSAGPLFRVTLLRLSKNQHIVLVNMHHIISDAWSIGVMFAEITALYAARVARQVSPLESLPVQYADYALWQREWLGGEVQTRQLEYWKRQLAGAPQALALPTYRARPQIQSFRGASRGFSLTPQLSSDLRGLARREKATPYMVFLAAFSVLLVRYSGQRDILIGSPFAGRGLPELEAMVGCFVNMLVMRTDVSDDPSFRDLLQRVKETTLSAYENQDVPLEKVVEALQPHRDLSRLPLFQVALILLNVPPAQLDLPGLRVSQVATEHVTTRFDLSLTLYETSSGVRGWFEYASDLFDDDTIVRIVGHFGNLLSAIVAGPDVRVSELKLLNAREHSHLITEWNATAADYPAEKCVGELFVEQVGRTPHAVAVVGEANQLTYRELNMRSNRLAHHLRGLGVKPDDRVAICAQRGVEMLVALLAVLKAGGAYVPMDPTFPIRRLADMLADCAPRAILSDAETMRILAGHTGDLPLIDLANEALWTNGPERNISPAAIGLRPESLAYVIYTSGSTGRPKGVMVEHRSLVNLLTSMSELVGMNPADRLLSVTTVAFDIAGLELLMPLLVGARVVIADRKTSSDPRRMMDLLLREQITVLQATPASWRALIESGWVGEPRLRALCGGEALTADLADQLLRRTSACWNVYGPTETTIWSSAHAIKQPAHPSTVVPIGRPISNTRIYVLDEHRAPVPIGVVGEIYIAGTGVARGYLNRPELTGERFVTEPFATDPDARMYRTGDLGRLLPEGSIEYLGRNDFQVKLRGYRIELGEIEAALMGHASVRQAVVVAREDRADDPRLVAYVVENRGTSVKRHRERESRPRAMGTLSDDLRTHLQRHLPDYMVPSTFVVLDALPLTLNGKLDRSSLPAPSGHSRTSRAYEPPRGKLETMLAQTWSEFLEIDRVGRDDNFFELGGHSLLAVRVVNELSRRGTEISLAKLFASPTIALLVGEEAGSDGRTSDGAAITLRAEGSGAPLFLAPDLFNQMIYGPILTRHLRGGFPVYGLTIGQVAAASARTIEAIARGLVRTIRSIHPCGPYRLAGWSFGGILAYEIARQLVDESETVQFLGLIDAPYGRPRSPSKTSDVVFLRNYIGSRTGGRMHRSDFRSMVLECREKALLPWSSTEEDVRHMIAQSRTRERAGSQYVGAAIPIALQLFTAAENPLDDRLYGWDRVVQAPRIHKTVVQGTHHSMLQSPYVASLGKVFSDAILLPAG comes from the coding sequence ATGTCGGATATCTCCTCCGCCCCCCTCGAACTGCCGAATCCGCCGCCACTGACAGTGCGCTCGCCTGGCAGTCGCGTGCCGCTGTCCCACGCGCAGGAAGGGCTATGGTTCCTTGAACAGCTCGGGCTCGTCGGCGCTGCTTACAACATGCCCTGGATGCTGAAACTCGAAGGGACGCTGGATGCTGCGGCCCTGGAGCAGAGTTTCGGAGATGTGGTGCGACGTCACGAAAGCCTCCGCACCAGGTTCGAGACAGTGGACGGTCGCGGGTTTCAGGTGGTCGACCAAGCCGGAGCCTTCCACCTCGACACGGTCGATCTTTCCACGCTTGGAGACGACGAGCGGCGGGCGGAGACCGGACGTTTGATGTCGGAGGATGGACGGCGCTTGTTCGACTTGTCGGCCGGGCCGCTATTCCGCGTCACACTACTTCGATTGAGCAAGAACCAGCATATCGTGCTCGTCAACATGCATCACATCATATCGGATGCCTGGTCGATTGGCGTGATGTTTGCCGAGATTACAGCGCTGTATGCAGCCCGGGTGGCGAGACAAGTATCGCCTCTCGAGAGCTTGCCGGTTCAATACGCGGATTACGCGCTTTGGCAACGCGAATGGCTTGGTGGCGAAGTGCAGACGCGGCAGTTGGAATACTGGAAGCGGCAGCTTGCGGGCGCGCCGCAGGCACTGGCGCTGCCGACCTATCGCGCGCGGCCACAGATACAGAGTTTTCGAGGTGCAAGCCGCGGCTTTAGCCTGACGCCACAGCTTTCATCGGACCTGCGCGGTCTCGCGCGTCGAGAGAAGGCGACACCTTATATGGTGTTCTTGGCGGCATTTTCGGTGCTGCTGGTGCGCTATAGCGGGCAACGAGATATCCTCATTGGCTCTCCCTTCGCCGGTCGTGGGCTTCCGGAGCTGGAGGCCATGGTCGGTTGCTTCGTGAACATGCTCGTCATGCGCACGGATGTGTCTGACGATCCCAGCTTCCGCGATTTGCTGCAGCGCGTGAAGGAAACGACACTTTCCGCTTATGAGAACCAGGATGTGCCGCTCGAAAAAGTAGTGGAGGCACTGCAGCCTCATCGTGATTTGTCCCGCCTGCCGCTGTTCCAGGTCGCCTTGATCCTGCTGAACGTCCCCCCGGCGCAGCTGGATCTTCCAGGGCTGCGAGTGAGTCAGGTTGCCACGGAGCACGTCACGACAAGGTTCGACCTGTCATTGACCTTGTACGAGACCTCCTCCGGCGTACGCGGATGGTTCGAGTATGCGTCGGACTTGTTCGATGACGATACCATCGTACGTATCGTGGGACACTTCGGGAATTTGTTGAGCGCAATCGTTGCCGGTCCCGACGTGCGCGTCTCGGAGCTTAAGCTCCTGAATGCGCGCGAGCACAGTCATCTGATCACCGAGTGGAACGCAACAGCGGCGGACTACCCTGCTGAGAAGTGCGTCGGCGAGTTGTTTGTGGAGCAGGTGGGGCGCACACCGCATGCGGTTGCAGTCGTTGGCGAAGCGAACCAGCTGACGTATCGTGAGCTGAACATGCGATCGAACCGCCTCGCGCACCATCTGCGCGGACTTGGCGTCAAGCCGGATGATCGCGTGGCGATTTGCGCCCAGCGCGGTGTCGAGATGTTGGTTGCTCTGCTCGCGGTGCTCAAGGCGGGTGGGGCTTACGTCCCGATGGATCCGACCTTTCCGATCAGGCGTTTGGCGGACATGCTGGCAGACTGTGCGCCCCGCGCAATACTGTCGGATGCGGAGACTATGCGAATCCTGGCGGGCCATACGGGAGACCTCCCGCTGATTGATCTCGCCAATGAGGCGCTTTGGACGAATGGTCCCGAGCGCAATATTTCCCCCGCCGCGATCGGACTGCGACCGGAAAGTCTCGCCTATGTCATCTACACGTCAGGTTCCACCGGACGGCCCAAAGGCGTCATGGTCGAGCATCGGTCGCTGGTGAATCTCCTGACATCGATGAGTGAGCTCGTCGGTATGAATCCGGCTGATCGCCTGCTGTCGGTGACCACCGTAGCGTTCGATATCGCGGGCCTCGAGTTGCTGATGCCGTTGCTTGTCGGCGCCAGAGTTGTCATCGCCGACCGTAAGACGAGCAGCGATCCACGACGGATGATGGATCTGCTGCTGCGGGAGCAGATCACGGTCTTGCAGGCAACTCCCGCGAGCTGGCGGGCCCTGATCGAGAGCGGTTGGGTGGGAGAGCCCCGTCTCCGCGCGCTGTGTGGCGGCGAGGCCTTGACGGCCGATCTTGCCGACCAATTGCTTCGGCGAACCTCGGCATGCTGGAACGTTTATGGACCTACCGAGACAACAATTTGGTCGTCGGCTCACGCGATCAAGCAGCCGGCGCATCCGTCGACCGTCGTCCCGATCGGCCGACCCATCTCGAACACGAGGATCTATGTCCTCGACGAACACCGTGCTCCTGTCCCGATCGGAGTCGTCGGAGAGATTTATATCGCCGGCACGGGGGTGGCGCGCGGTTATCTTAATCGCCCCGAGTTGACCGGGGAGCGGTTTGTCACCGAGCCTTTCGCGACCGACCCTGACGCGCGGATGTATCGGACCGGCGACTTGGGGCGGTTGTTGCCAGAGGGAAGTATCGAGTATCTCGGACGAAACGATTTTCAGGTGAAGCTGCGGGGCTATCGCATTGAACTTGGTGAAATCGAGGCAGCATTGATGGGCCATGCGTCGGTACGGCAGGCGGTGGTCGTCGCGCGCGAAGATCGCGCCGATGATCCTCGCCTGGTGGCCTATGTGGTGGAAAACCGCGGGACATCCGTAAAGCGGCACAGAGAGCGCGAGAGCCGTCCGCGAGCGATGGGCACGTTGTCGGACGACTTACGAACTCATCTCCAGCGGCACTTGCCGGACTATATGGTGCCGTCAACCTTTGTTGTGCTCGATGCGCTGCCGCTGACCCTCAACGGGAAACTGGACCGGAGCAGCTTGCCCGCGCCGTCAGGCCATTCGCGTACATCCCGCGCCTACGAGCCCCCGCGCGGCAAGCTGGAGACGATGTTGGCGCAGACTTGGAGCGAGTTCCTGGAGATCGATCGCGTCGGACGTGACGACAATTTTTTCGAGCTTGGCGGCCACTCGCTCTTGGCCGTGCGTGTCGTCAATGAATTGAGTCGTCGTGGCACCGAGATCTCACTGGCCAAGCTGTTCGCAAGCCCGACAATAGCGCTGCTCGTAGGCGAGGAGGCTGGCTCCGATGGCCGCACCAGCGACGGCGCTGCAATTACTCTTCGTGCAGAAGGAAGTGGCGCTCCGCTATTCCTCGCGCCGGATCTCTTTAATCAGATGATCTATGGTCCGATCCTCACCCGACACCTTCGCGGCGGTTTTCCTGTGTATGGTTTGACAATAGGCCAAGTAGCGGCGGCATCGGCACGCACGATCGAGGCGATCGCGAGGGGCTTGGTCCGGACAATACGGTCCATTCACCCGTGCGGGCCGTACCGCCTGGCAGGCTGGTCGTTCGGCGGAATACTGGCCTACGAGATCGCAAGGCAGCTCGTCGATGAAAGCGAGACTGTGCAGTTCTTGGGATTGATCGACGCGCCGTACGGGCGGCCGAGATCCCCGTCGAAGACGTCAGACGTCGTATTCCTGCGGAACTACATTGGCAGCCGGACGGGTGGCCGAATGCATCGGTCCGACTTTCGCTCGATGGTTCTAGAATGTCGTGAGAAGGCTTTGTTGCCCTGGTCATCTACGGAAGAAGACGTACGCCACATGATTGCGCAGTCGCGGACACGCGAGCGCGCGGGCAGCCAATACGTTGGGGCGGCTATTCCGATCGCTCTCCAACTTTTCACGGCGGCGGAAAATCCTCTGGATGACCGGCTCTATGGTTGGGATCGAGTCGTTCAGGCGCCCCGGATCCACAAGACCGTTGTTCAGGGTACGCATCATTCGATGCTGCAGAGCCCTTACGTAGCGTCGCTAGGTAAGGTGTTTTCGGACGCTATTTTGCTGCCGGCGGGATAG